One window of the Bombyx mori chromosome 20, ASM3026992v2 genome contains the following:
- the LOC100216500 gene encoding uncharacterized protein LOC100216500 precursor — MKFALLFVLTAVVAVSTDEVADPSSTSRANGLAIGSIAPNDRLLRSFVVTRAATASSQAVNVRYTAPAGRRVRAVRAREVGVSQFATVRLVGGGVGSTFVTLQFRNSARRGYHFNVQIWGR; from the exons ATGAAGTTCGCTCTTCTGTTCGTGTTGACCGCAGTCGTCGCCGTGTCAACTGATGAAGTGGCTGACCCCAGCTCTACTAGCAGAGCAAACGGTTTGGCAATAGGCAGTATTGCTCCAAATGATAGACTGTTACGGAG CTTCGTTGTGACTCGTGCTGCGACAGCCAGCTCGCAGGCTGTCAACGTGAGGTACACGGCGCCCGCCGGTAGACGCGTCAGGGCCGTCCGAGCCCGGGAAGTAGGGGTGTCCCAGTTCGCGACTGTCCGCCTTGTCGGGGGCGGGGTCGGTTCAACTTTCGTCACTCTCCAGTTCAGAAACTCAGCACGAAGAGGATATCACTTCAATGTACAGATTTGGGGACGCTAA
- the LOC134198647 gene encoding uncharacterized protein LOC134198647: MKFALLFVLTAIVAVSTNEVADPRSTDRANALSIGSITSSDRLLRSFVVSRAATINSRVVNVRFTAPAGRRVRAVRVRGSTQFARVRRTGGGVGFTFVNLQFVNAPRRGFRFTVQIWGR, translated from the exons ATGAAGTTCGCTCTATTGTTCGTATTGACCGCGATCGTCGCGGTGTCGACTAATGAAGTGGCTGACCCCAGATCCACTGATAGAGCTAACGCTTTGAGTATCGGAAGTATTACTTCAAGTGATAGACTCTTACGGAG CTTTGTTGTGAGCCGTGCTGCTACAATTAACTCGCGGGTTGTCAACGTGAGGTTCACGGCGCCTGCCGGTAGACGCGTCAGGGCTGTCCGCGTCCGAGGATCGACACAGTTCGCGAGGGTCCGCCGCACCGGAGGCGGCGTCGGCTTCACTTTCGTGAATCTTCAGTTCGTGAACGCGCCGCGAAGAGGATTTCGCTTTACCGTACAAATTTGGGGACGCTAA
- the LOC119628347 gene encoding uncharacterized protein LOC119628347, producing MKFALLFVLTAVVAVSTDEVADPSSTSRANGLAIGSIAPNDRLLRSFVVTRAATASSQAVNVRYTAPAGRRVRAVRAREVGVSQFATVRLVGGGVGSTFVTLQFRNSARRGYHFNVQIWGR from the exons ATGAAGTTCGCTCTTCTATTCGTGTTGACCGCGGTCGTCGCCGTGTCGACTGATGAAGTGGCTGACCCCAGCTCTACTAGCAGAGCAAACGGTTTGGCAATCGGCAGTATTGCTCCAAATGATAGACTGTTACGGAG CTTCGTTGTGACTCGTGCTGCGACAGCCAGCTCGCAGGCTGTCAACGTGAGGTACACGGCGCCTGCCGGTAGACGCGTCAGGGCCGTCCGAGCCCGGGAAGTAGGGGTGTCCCAGTTCGCGACCGTCCGCCTTGTCGGGGGCGGGGTCGGTTCAACTTTCGTCACTCTCCAGTTCAGAAACTCAGCACGAAGAGGATATCACTTCAATGTACAGATTTGGGGACGCTAA
- the LOC134198648 gene encoding uncharacterized protein LOC134198648, translating into MKFALLFVLTAVVAVSTDEVADPSSTNRANGLSIGSIAPNDRLLRSFVVTRAATASSQAVNVRYTAPAGRRVRAVRAREVGVSQFATVRLVGGGVGSTFVTLQFRNSARRGYHFNVQIWGR; encoded by the exons ATGAAGTTCGCTCTTCTGTTCGTATTGACCGCAGTCGTCGCCGTGTCAACTGACGAAGTGGCTGACCCCAGCTCCACTAACAGAGCTAACGGCTTGAGCATCGGCAGTATTGCTCCAAATGATAGACTGTTACGGAG CTTCGTTGTGACTCGTGCTGCGACAGCCAGCTCGCAGGCTGTCAACGTGAGGTACACGGCGCCCGCCGGTAGACGCGTCAGGGCCGTCCGAGCCCGGGAAGTAGGGGTGTCCCAGTTCGCGACCGTCCGCCTTGTCGGGGGCGGGGTCGGTTCAACTTTCGTCACTCTCCAGTTCAGAAACTCGGCACGAAGAGGATATCACTTCAATGTACAAATTTGGGGACGCTAA